One segment of Paenibacillus sp. FSL R7-0337 DNA contains the following:
- a CDS encoding response regulator transcription factor, whose amino-acid sequence MEHILIVEDEKEINSLLRQFLTEHGYLTTSAYNGLEALQFIQRDCYDLVLLDLMLPYKSGDQLLNELREYSAVPVIIISAKDTIQTKIELLRIGADDYITKPFDLDETLARIESNLRRNRMNQDSAGTRSLTYQDIQLNEMNHIVEVAGHELALTAKEYGILELLMRHPEKIYSKSNLFQSIWNEEYMSEDNTLNVHISNIRNKLKAVSPDKHYIETVWGIGYRLYKLD is encoded by the coding sequence TTGGAGCATATACTTATTGTTGAGGATGAGAAAGAGATAAATAGTCTGCTTCGCCAGTTTTTGACGGAACACGGTTATTTGACTACTTCAGCTTACAATGGGTTAGAGGCTTTGCAGTTCATTCAAAGGGACTGTTATGATCTAGTCCTCCTAGACCTGATGCTGCCCTACAAGAGCGGCGATCAGTTGCTAAATGAATTGCGGGAATATTCTGCAGTTCCGGTGATCATAATCTCAGCCAAGGATACGATCCAAACCAAGATTGAGCTCCTGCGGATTGGGGCGGATGATTACATCACCAAACCTTTTGATCTGGATGAGACCCTTGCACGAATAGAAAGTAATCTAAGGCGTAATCGAATGAACCAGGATTCTGCAGGCACCAGAAGTTTAACTTATCAGGATATTCAACTCAATGAGATGAATCATATTGTAGAAGTTGCAGGTCATGAGCTTGCGCTTACGGCCAAAGAATACGGTATTCTTGAACTGCTTATGAGGCATCCAGAGAAAATATATTCTAAATCCAATTTATTTCAGAGTATCTGGAATGAAGAGTACATGAGTGAAGACAACACGCTGAATGTTCATATTAGCAATATACGCAATAAGCTGAAGGCAGTAAGTCCGGATAAACATTACATAGAAACGGTTTGGGGAATAGGCTACCGCTTGTATAAACTTGACTAG
- a CDS encoding futalosine hydrolase, translating into MQSKDHHHSGAAARITAAEEAPGPRVLIVTAVAAEREAVLRGLHGSRRFDVIAAGAGTAAAAAGTAAALAAGSYGCVVSAGIGGGFPGRAPVGSLVVASEMLDAALGAETPEGFRSAAELGFGSVSVPAPGAAVQALAAALAAAGLTVSTGTVLTVSTATGTAGTAAALAARHPEAAAEAMEGHGVAVAAQALGIAALELRAISNPVGPRDRAAWKINEALDALAAAAAILREVL; encoded by the coding sequence ATGCAATCGAAGGATCATCATCATTCCGGGGCCGCCGCGCGCATTACTGCGGCGGAAGAAGCCCCCGGGCCGCGCGTGCTGATCGTGACGGCAGTCGCGGCTGAGCGCGAGGCGGTCCTGCGCGGCCTGCACGGCAGCCGCCGCTTCGACGTCATCGCGGCGGGCGCCGGCACCGCGGCAGCAGCGGCGGGCACCGCCGCCGCCCTGGCAGCCGGCTCGTACGGCTGCGTCGTCAGCGCCGGGATCGGCGGCGGCTTCCCGGGCCGGGCACCCGTAGGCTCGCTGGTCGTCGCCAGCGAGATGCTTGACGCGGCCCTCGGCGCAGAGACGCCGGAGGGCTTCCGCAGCGCTGCCGAGCTGGGCTTCGGCAGCGTGTCCGTGCCTGCACCAGGCGCTGCGGTGCAGGCCCTTGCGGCCGCGCTGGCAGCGGCCGGCCTCACGGTAAGCACGGGGACCGTGCTTACCGTATCGACTGCGACCGGCACCGCCGGGACGGCCGCGGCTCTTGCCGCGCGCCACCCGGAGGCGGCGGCGGAGGCGATGGAAGGCCACGGGGTCGCCGTGGCCGCCCAGGCTTTGGGGATCGCGGCGCTGGAGCTGCGCGCGATCTCGAACCCGGTCGGCCCGCGCGACCGGGCCGCGTGGAAGATCAATGAAGCGCTGGACGCTCTGGCAGCGGCGGCGGCTATTTTACGGGAGGTGCTGTAA